TTCTCCGGTGTGGTCTTCAGGTCTACCCACTTGCCGATGGCATTGTGGACAGCATTTCTGGTTAGAGAAGCGGTGCAGGCAGCCGGGTTTTCGCCAATGCCGCAGGCTCCGTAGGCAGAATAACCGAAATGGGTTTCTACAGTTCCACGTACAACACCTTCTGGTATATCGTTCATCAAGACAATCGGATAGCCTATGTGGTTATCGTTAAGTCTGACGCCCTCAATGGGGTCGTAGATAATCTGTTCCTGGTTGGAACGGCTGATACCCATATAGACACCGCCGAACAACTGACAATCCCACGACCTCACATTGATTACTTGACCGGCATCGGCCACGACGACTACCTTCTGTACCTGAACCTGCCCGGTATCAGGGTCAACCTCCACCTCAGCGAAGTAAGCCTGCCTGAGCATATCGTATTGGGTGTCTGTCAAGGTGGGGGAGAAATCCCAGGCAAAAAGATTCATCGAATGTGCAGCCGCCAGTTCTTTTACGGTGATTTTGTTGCTCGGGTCCGCCTTCTCAAATATCTCACCGTCCATCATGTTCAGGTCATCAGCCGCCATATCTGGGAAAAAGGGTGGTTGGTCAGGACCGCCCCAAGAGCCCGGGCGCGGCGATACAGCCTTTTCCAAGATTAGCTGCCTTAGCTTTCTGGCAACTCTTACTAGACAGGGCAGATTTATACACATTCCACTGGAGCCGCCGGGGGCGTTAAGCTCAAAGCCAGGGTCGGTTTGGAATTCCCTGAAAATTACATCCTCATATTTCACGCCCAGTTCACTGGCTATTACTTGAGTATAGGTAGTAGAACGGTGTACACCGATATCCTGGAATTCGGAAAGGGGAATGACTGTCCCGTCCCGTTCCATCCTAAGCCCAACGCTCATGCTGCCGGGGCCGTGAGCCCACCTGACCTGCCAGGTAAAACCAATACCGTGGTAGTTACCGTTGGGCAGAATCTTGGTGCCCGGCTGGTGCCATTTGTTGTTCCAGTCTATCAGGTCTTTGCCCATTGCCAGCACCTCTTTAAGGCTGTCACGAGTGTAGTCGAATCCCTGAGCCTTCTTGACATTCTCGTTGACCCATTCCATATCGTGCTCTTTGCAGCCATCGTTTATCAGGGCGACTTCTGTCGGGTCCATCCCCAATGCCGCCGCCACCTGGTCGAAAGGCTCGGTATGTGAGGTGCAGGCACCATCGCCGTGCTTGTAGCAATGGGTAATGCCCCTGTTTTCGGCGACATACATAGCCTTAAGATACAGATTCGGGATTTTACTGGCTTTGTGTATTTTATCAATCTGGTCGGTATAGTCCATACACTGGTAGGTGGTTTCTTTAACCGCTGTTATCTCTCCATTGTCTTTGAAGCCGATGGTCATCTGATACAAACCATAGTGGTCTCCTGGTTGATAGAAACCAACATCCGTCAGCAGTTTTATGGGCTGGTTGGTAATCCCCCTCTCGGCTAAAGCCCTGGCTATATCAACGGCTATCACATGGTTGTCTGTTACCATATCATGTCTGTGCCCGCCGAACTGAGCCACGTTATGGTGCGAATGGTAAATCAGCCTGTTTACCGGCAACCAAGGAACCTTACTGAAGAAATTCTGTTTCTGGTAGGTTGTCCAGCTTTGATTCTGTGACCATAGCTCGAATATGCCGGTATCCGGGTACTGTCCCAGGTATTGGACGGTATCACAAGGGTGCCCTTGGGCGACTTCGTCTTCTTCGATATGAAAAGTGACGTCTATTAAATTGGGGGCTTCTTTTAAAGCCGCCTCAGCGTCACCGCCATATTGCACTATGACCTCACTCTGTATGTTGCTGTCCGGTGTAACCTCCGGAAGTAATATAGGAGCATTGGGCTCTAACATTTCCCTGAAGTCTACGCAAAATGGCAGCACATCCCAATCTATTTCTAAAAGCCTCAGTCCCTCGTCTACCAGCAGCTCACTTTCAGCGACAACTACGGCCCCAATCGGCTGCCCGTAATAAAAAGCAACGTTGCCGATGACCGGGCTCCGCCCGTAACGCGCATAACACTTCCCCGAAGCCGACCCCAAAGGCCCATCCCACATATCCTTTTCAGAATATGTGAATACAGCCCTCACACCCTGTAGGGCTTCGGTTTTGCTGACATCAATACTATTGATTTTGGCATGAGGATATGGGGAGCGCAGGTATTTGGCATACAGCGTACCGGGGAGATATCTATCCCTGGCATAAATTCCCCTGCCGCTTACCTTGTCCCAGGCATCCAGGCACAGCACACCATCCTTCCCGATTACGCCATCATCCGGCACTTGCCATAGCCATGGCTTATATTCTTCGTCAGGTTCAATACCATACATCTTTATTCATGCCTCCTTCTTAAAGTTCCTCAGCCGCTTCCAGTATTGCGGGGACCAGAGTTGGATAGCAGGCACAGCGGCAAATGTTACCGGCAAGGGCATCGCGTATATCTTCCTCTGTAGGATTTGAGTTGTGGTCCAACAAGGCTTTGGCAGTACACACGAAACCTGGTATGCAATAGCCGCACTGCGCAACGTAGTTTCTAATGAAGCTTTCAACCAGTGGATGCTTGGCATCGGCAATCCCCTCAGAAGTCTCTATGACTGTTCCTTTGCACTCTATAGCTAATACCATGCAGGATAGTATTGGTCTGCCATCCATAATAACAGTGCAAGAGCCACAAGCACCGTAACCAAAACACATGTCTTTAGGTGATGTAAGCCCCAACTTTTCACGGAGTACGTCCTGGAGCGTCTCGTTTGGATTAACCTGTAGTTCATATTCATTTCCGTTTACCGTGAATTTAACTACATTCAATGCCGCCGCATCTTCGCCATGCTCGGCTTCAAAATGGGCTTTCAGCTCAGCCAGTGAGTCGAACTCTTGCCCATCGATGGGACAGATGAATTTATCTTGGACGACTGTCGCCATCGATGTGGTGCCCGGCGCTGTAGTAGTAACCGTCGCTGTTCCGCCGGATGCTGTTACCGTAGAGGTGTTGGTCTTGGTAACCGTGTCGGTAACCGTTTCAGTCTCCCCGCCACAGGCAGCCAGTAGCACCGTTGAACCGATGGCGGTGCCGCCTACCAGCAAACCGGCATCTTTAAGAAATTCTCTTCTGGAAATGACTCCGGATTCTGTTTTCTTTTCCTTAGTCATACTGCTATATACT
Above is a genomic segment from Candidatus Bathyarchaeota archaeon containing:
- a CDS encoding (2Fe-2S)-binding protein; translation: MNVVKFTVNGNEYELQVNPNETLQDVLREKLGLTSPKDMCFGYGACGSCTVIMDGRPILSCMVLAIECKGTVIETSEGIADAKHPLVESFIRNYVAQCGYCIPGFVCTAKALLDHNSNPTEEDIRDALAGNICRCACYPTLVPAILEAAEEL
- a CDS encoding molybdopterin-dependent oxidoreductase, with translation MYGIEPDEEYKPWLWQVPDDGVIGKDGVLCLDAWDKVSGRGIYARDRYLPGTLYAKYLRSPYPHAKINSIDVSKTEALQGVRAVFTYSEKDMWDGPLGSASGKCYARYGRSPVIGNVAFYYGQPIGAVVVAESELLVDEGLRLLEIDWDVLPFCVDFREMLEPNAPILLPEVTPDSNIQSEVIVQYGGDAEAALKEAPNLIDVTFHIEEDEVAQGHPCDTVQYLGQYPDTGIFELWSQNQSWTTYQKQNFFSKVPWLPVNRLIYHSHHNVAQFGGHRHDMVTDNHVIAVDIARALAERGITNQPIKLLTDVGFYQPGDHYGLYQMTIGFKDNGEITAVKETTYQCMDYTDQIDKIHKASKIPNLYLKAMYVAENRGITHCYKHGDGACTSHTEPFDQVAAALGMDPTEVALINDGCKEHDMEWVNENVKKAQGFDYTRDSLKEVLAMGKDLIDWNNKWHQPGTKILPNGNYHGIGFTWQVRWAHGPGSMSVGLRMERDGTVIPLSEFQDIGVHRSTTYTQVIASELGVKYEDVIFREFQTDPGFELNAPGGSSGMCINLPCLVRVARKLRQLILEKAVSPRPGSWGGPDQPPFFPDMAADDLNMMDGEIFEKADPSNKITVKELAAAHSMNLFAWDFSPTLTDTQYDMLRQAYFAEVEVDPDTGQVQVQKVVVVADAGQVINVRSWDCQLFGGVYMGISRSNQEQIIYDPIEGVRLNDNHIGYPIVLMNDIPEGVVRGTVETHFGYSAYGACGIGENPAACTASLTRNAVHNAIGKWVDLKTTPE